The Streptomyces sp. NBC_01298 genome contains the following window.
GACGTGGGTGAGGATCGCGGTGATGACCGCGTCGGCCGTCACGCCCTCCATCTCGGCCTCGGGGCGGAGTTGGACGCGGTGGCGCAGCGTCGGCAGGGCCAGGGCCTTCACGTCGTCGGGGGTGACGTAGTCGCGGCCCACGAGCCAGGCCCAGGCGCGGGCGGTGGCCAGCAGGGCGGTGGCGCCGCGCGGGGAGACGCCGAGGGTGAGGGAGGGGGATTCGCGGGTGGCGCGGCAGATGTCGACGACGTACGCGGTGATCTCCGGGGAGACGCTGGTGGCTTCGACGGCCTTGCGGGCGGCGTCGAGCTCGGCGGGGCCGGCGACCGGGCGGATGCCCGCGGAGTGCAGGTCGCGGGGGTTGAAGCCGGCCGCGTGGCGGGTCAGTACGCCGATCTCGTCCTCGCGGGAGGGGAGCGGGACGGTGAGCTTCAGGAGGAAGCGGTCGAGCTGGGCCTCGGGGAGGGGGTAGGTGCCCTCGTACTCGACCGGGTTCATGGTGGCGGCGACGAGGAACGGCTCCGGGAGCTTGCGGGGCGTGCCGTCGACGGTGACCTGGCGCTCCTCCATCGCTTCGAGGAGGGAGGACTGGGTCTTGGGGGGCGTGCGGTTGATCTCGTCGGCGAGGAGGAGATTGGTGAAGACCGGGCCGTTCTGGAAGGAGAACTCCGCGGTGCGGGCGTCGTAGACGAGGGAGCCGGTGACGTCGCTCGGCATCAGGTCGGGGGTGAACTGGACGCGCTTGGTGTCGAGTTCGAGGGAGGCGGCGAGGGCCCGCACGAGGAGGGTCTTCGCGACGCCGGGGACGCCTTCGAGGAGGACGTGGCCGCGGCAGAGGAGGGCTACGACGAGACCGGTGACGGCGGAATCCTGGCCGACCACGGCCTTTCCGATCTCGGTGCGGAGCGCCTCCAGGGCGGAGCGGGCGCTGTCCGTGGTGGCCGTCATGAGGTGCGGACCTCCCTTTCGAGGGCGTCGAGGTGGTCGGCGAGCGCGATGAGCGCCGCGTCGGTGGTGGGGGTGGTGCCGAAGAGCAGGGTGTCCGGGGCGTGCGGGGGCCGTCCGGCGGTGAGGCGGGCCGCGACGGCGGGGACCAGGGAGGCCGGGTCGTGGGCCTGGGAGGCCGGTACGCCGACCAGCGCGGCCAGGCGTTCGCGGGCGGCGGCGCGCAGCACGGTGGCCGCGCGGTCGCGGGCGTCGGCCTTGCGGTACAGGCGGGCGCGGCCCTCGGTGGCCTCGGAGGCGCGGACGAGGACGGGGAGGCGTTCTGTGACGAGCGGGCCGAGGCGGCGGGCGCGCCAGAGGGCGGCGACGGCGGCGGCGAGGAAGAGCTGGAGCAGGGCCCAGCTCCAGCCGGCGGGGATCAGGTCGAGGAAGTTCCGCTCCTCGCCGGTGCCTTCGGCGTTGTCGGGGTCGCTGTCGGCGAGGGACGGCAGGTACCAGACGAGGTGCGGGCGGGAGCCGAGGAGGTGGAGCGCGAGGGAGGCGTTGCCCTCCTTGGCGAGGTTCTTGTTGAGGAGGGCGTCCTCGGAGCCGAGGAGGACGGTGTCGCCGCCGGGGATGCCGGTGGGCAGGACGAGGAGGGTGGGGTGGCCGGCGTCGGGGTAGCAGCCGGTGGCTCCGGGGGTGGTGGTGGCGTAGTTCTGGCCGCCGCCCGTCGCGGCGCGGCCCGCGGTGGTGGCGGCGGGGAGGGTGCAGGAGCCGCCCGGGTCGAGGTTCGTGTCCGGGGCGGTGGAGTTGCCGGGGGTGCGGGTGCCGGGGGCCAGCGAGGGGAGGCTGAGGGAGCTCGGCGCGAGCAGGACGGTCCGGCCGCCGGAGAGGTCGATCGCGGAACGGACGGCGCGGAGTTGGGTCTCCCCGAGCCGGTCGGGGTCGGTGACCAGCAGGGTCGTGTCGGGTCCGGCGGCGTCGGCGGCCTCCGCGGCGGTGGTGACGACACGGGTCGTCACCCCGCGGTCCGCGAGGAGTTCGGCCACGGCCCGGCTGCCGGCGGGGTCGGCGGAGCGGGGGTCGAGGTAGCCGTGCCGGGCACCGGAGTTGAGGGCGGCGAGGGCCAGCCCGGCGGCGAGGAGCACAGCGAGCGCGAGGAGGAACCCGCGGGAGCGGGTCCACAGGTCCCGGGGCGATGCGCCTCCGGCGGTGGTACGGGGAGGGGCGGCGGCCTCGCCGGCCGCCGGGGCGGGGGCTCCGTCGGCGCGGGTCGCTGCCGAGGGGGCTGCGCCCGGGGCGGGGCGGCCCGCGCCCGGGGCTGCGCCCGGTCCGCCCCCACGAGGGGGTGCTGCCGCGGAGCTGGGGGGCACGGGGGCTGCGCCCGGCACGGCGAAGCCTGCGCCTGGCGGGGCCGCCGACGGGTGGGGAGGGGGCGTTGGGGCTGCGTCCGGCGTGCCGGAGCCTGGACCTGGCGGGGTCGCTGCGGGGTGGGCGGGAGGCACGGGGGCTGCGCCTGGGGTGCCGGAGCCTGGACCTGGCGGGGTCGCTGCGGGGTGGGCGGGAGGCACGGGGGCTGCGCCTGGGGTGGGGTGGCTCTGGCCGGGGGCTGCGTCCGGGCCGTCCAGAGCTGCGTCCGGCGTGCCGGGGGCCGGGGACGGCGGGGGTGCTGCCGGGTGGCCGGGCGTCACGGGGGCGGCGCCTCCCGTGGGGTGGTCCGTGCCGGGGGTGGCGGTGCCCGAGGTGCCCGGGGAGGGGGTGTTGTCGGTCATGGGGTGGGGCCTGTCAGGAGGGGCTTGGTGTGGGACAGGGCCCGGTCCAGGGTGGTGAGGGTCGCGTACATGTCGGGGGTGGCGGGGTGGGCGCCGTAGGTGACGTCGTCGAAGGTGCGCGCGGCCGCGCGCAGGGCCGTGGCGTGGGACGGGAGGGAGCGGGCGGCTTCGGCGGCCGCCTCGTCCGCGGTGCGGCCCGGGCGGGGGTCGAGGAGGGTGCGTTCCTCCAGGGAGCGGACCACGGCGCGCATGCGCTCCTGGACGGCTTCGCTCCAGCGGCCCTCGCCGGCCAGTGCTTCGGCGGTGGCGCGGTGGTCCGCCGCGCTGCGGACGCCGTCGTCGAAGAGGGTGCCGGGGGCGCGCGAGGCCGTACGGCCGGGGGTGCCCAGGCGCCACCACAGGGCGGCGGCGACCAGGAGGGCGAACACGATGATGGCCAGCAGGCCCAGCGCGCCGCCCGGGGTCGCGCCGGAGGCGCGGTCGAAGAGGTCGCCCACCCAGTCCCAGAAGCGGTTCAGGGCCCGCTGGACCAGCCCGGGGTCGTTCTCGTGGTACGCGGGCTTGGACAGCTCGTGGCGGGCCGCCTCGCGGGCGGCCTCGCGGCCGATGCCGGGTTGTGGCGTGGGTTGTGGTGCGAGCAGGCCCCCCGTGCTCCTCATTCCCGCGTCAGCCTCCGGTCGGCGGCGTGGTGGTGCCGTAGTTCTCGATGCCCGCGGCCCGCGCCAGCTCCAGGTCGAGGGCCTCGCGGCGGATGCGCTGGTCGACGTAGAGCAGGACGGTGACGCCCGCCTGGACCGGCATGGTGATCGTCAGGGCGATGACCCCGCCGATGCCCACGGAGATCAGGTAGCCCCAGCTCGTCGCCCCCGTACCGTCGGCCATGCCGTCGAGGCCGCCGCCGAACACCAGCGCGCCCATGACGGTGAGGGGGAGGACGATGAGGGCCGAGAGCAGGGTCGTGATGATGCCGGTCAGCAGGGTGATGCCGAAGATCCGCCACCAGGAGCCCTTGACCAGCTTCGAGGAGCGGACGAGGGCCTTGCGGACCGTCGTCTGCTCCAGCATCAGGGCGGGGGAGGCCAGGGCGAACCTGATCCAGAGCCAGAGGATCACTCCCAGGGCGGCGAACCCGCCCAGGATGGCGAGGGCGGCCTGTCCGGCCAGGGCGCCGGGCAGGACCAGGACGCCGAAGAGGACGGCCGATCCGATGCCCAGGAGGAGGGTGAGGCCGAACAGCCGCAGGAGCTGCGGGCGCGCCTCGCGCCAGGCGGCGCCGATGGAGGAGCCGTGTCCGAGGACCGCGCGGCTGAAGATCATGGTGAGCATGGCGGTGGCCACGATGGATCCGACGAGCTGGATGAAGCCGTCCAGCGCGCTGACCCCGATCATGCTGCCGAAGGATTCGAGCTCCTCCTTCCCCGTGCCGCTGCCCGACGCGTCCACGACGAGGTCGGCGAACAGGTACTTCTGGGTGAGCACGCTGGTCAGCTGGACGACGACGGCCACGATCAGGGTGATCGGCAGCACCGCGCGCCAGTGCTTGCGCATGGTGCTGACGGCGCCGTCGAGGATCTCGCCCAGGCCGAGCGGCCGCAGCGGGATCACGCCGGGCTTCACGGCCTGGGTGTGCGCGCCCCAGCCGTTCGGGCCGCCGTTCTGGGGGCCGGTGCCGTACGAACCCCAGCCCGCGCCCGGCTGCGGAGCCGGGGGCTGCTGCGGGTTCGGCGGGGTGTGGCCCGGGGTCGGGCTGGACCACTGGCCGGGCGGTGGCTGCTCGGCGGACCACTTGGAATCGCTGCCGGAACCGCCCGCGGGTGGCTGCGTACCGGGGGAGCCCTCACCGTCGGACGGGGAGGATCCGGGCGTAGCCCAGCCCGGAGAGTCGTTCATCGTCGCTCCTTCACGTGCACGCGGGGTGCGGGCGCTTGGTCCGGCTGCCATCGTGCCATGTGACAACCTCGAACGGACCAGCCGTCCCGAACGGAACAGGGGCCTCCCGGATCCCGAATGGATACCGGACGGATCCCGGACGTTCGCGCCTTCGTCTGGGGGCCGGATCCGGGGCACACTGGGCGCCCTGATCTCCACGCAGGTCCGAGGGACGATTTCCAGCCCCTTTGGCTGTGGGACAGCTCACCGCCGGGTAACGATTAGCTAATGGGATGATGTCAACCATGAAGGGACGCGTCCTTGTCGTCGACGACGACACCGCGCTGGCCGAGATGCTCGGCATTGTGCTGCGTGGAGAAGGTTTTGAGCCGTCGTTCGTAGCGGACGGCGACAAGGCACTGGCTGCCTTCCGGGAGGCGAAGCCGGATCTCGTGCTGCTCGACCTCATGCTGCCCGGTAGGGACGGCATAGAGGTGTGCAGGCTGATCCGCGCCGAGTCTGGCGTACCGATCGTGATGCTCACCGCCAAGAGCGACACCGTGGACGTGGTCGTGGGCCTGGAGTCCGGGGCCGACGACTACATCGTCAAGCCGTTCAAGCCGAAGGAGCTGGTGGCCCGCATCCGGGCCCGCCTGCGCCGTTCGGAGGAGCCGGCGCCCGAGCAGCTGACCATCGGTGACCTGGTCATCGACGTGGCGGGGCACTCGGTGAAGCGGGAAGGCGCCTCGATCGCGCTGACCCCGCTGGAGTTCGACCTGCTGGTCGCGCTCGCCCGCAAGCCCTGGCAGGTCTTCACCCGCGAGGTGCTGCTGGAGCAGGTCTGGGGCTACCGCCACGCGGCCGACACCCGCCTGGTCAACGTGCACGTCCAGCGACTGCGCTCCAAGGTCGAGAAGGACCCGGAGCGCCCCGAGATCGTGGTGACGGTGCGCGGGGTCGGCTACAAGGCCGGACCGAGCTGACATGACACCCGGCAAGCCCCGTGGCCGCTCCCGCTGGGGAGCGCTGCGGGGCGGCCGGCAGCTCCGCCTCGACGCGGTCGGAGCGCCCGGCGGCCCCGTGCTGCGACTGTTCGTACGCCTCGTACGACGGCCGCTGCTTCCGGCTGTCCGGCTGTGGCGGCGCAACATCCAGCTCCGGGTGGTCGCCGCCACCCTGCTGATCTCCCTCGCCGTGGTCCTCGCCCTCGGGTTCGTGGTCATCGCGCAGGTCAGCAAGGGCCTCCTCGACGCCAAGGAGGAGGCCGCGCAGAGCCAGGCCGCGGGCGGCTTCGCGGTCGCACAGGAGAAGGCCAACACGCCCTATACGGCGGACGTGGCCGACGCCTCCGACAACAAGGTCGGCCGGGACGCCAGTACCTGGATGAACTCCCTGGTCAAACAGCTCGCCAGTGGTGGGCAGAGCGCCTTCGAGGTGGCGGCGCTGGGCGCCGGCACCGGAACCGGCGAGGAACAGCCGGCCGGCCGGGGCGCCCCCGGTGTCCGCGGAGCCCGTGCCTCCGGCAACGTGGACCCGACCGCGAGCGTCCCGCTGGGGCTGCGGCGCGACGTCAACCACGCGACCGGCGCCTTCAAGACCTTCTCGCAGATCCGCTACACCGACGCCGGGGACAAGCTGCCCGAGCCCGCGCTCGTCATCGGCAAGCGGCTCACGGACATCAACGGCGACCCGTACGACCTGTACTACCTCTTCCCGCTCACCCAGGAGGAGGAGTCCCTCAACCTGGTCAAGGTCACCATCGCCACCGCGGGCCTGTTCGTCGTCGTCCTGCTCGGCGGGATCGCCTGGCTGGTCGTGCGCCAGGTCGTCACCCCCGTCCGGATGGCCGCGGGGATCGCCGAGCGGCTTTCGGCGGGTCGGCTCCAGGAGCGGATGAAGGTCACCGGCGAGGACGACATCGCCCGTCTGGGCGAGGCCTTCAACAAGATGGCCCAAACCCTCCAGAACAAGATCCAGCAGCTGGAGGACCTCTCCCGGCTCCAGCGGCGCTTCGTCTCGGACGTCTCCCACGAGCTGCGCACCCCGCTGACGACGGTCCGGATGGCGGCGGACGTCATCCACGACGCCCGCGCCGACTTCGACCCGGTCACCGCGCGCTCCGCCGAGCTCCTCGCCGGGCAGCTCGACCGCTTCGAGTCGCTGCTCGCCGACCTGCTGGAGATCAGCCGGTTCGACGCGGGCGCCGCGGCCCTGGAGGCGGAGCCGATCGACCTGCGGGACGTCGTGCGCCGGGTCATCGACGGGGCGCAGCCGCTCGCCGACCACAAGAACACCCGGATCCGCGTCCTCGGGGACACCCAGCCGGTGATAGCCGAGGCCGACGCCCGGCGCGTGGAGCGGGTCCTGCGCAACCTCGTCGTCAACGCCGTCGAGCACGGCGAGGGCCGCGACGTGGTCGTCCGGCTCGCCTCGGCGGGCGGGGCCGTCGCCGTGGCCGTACGGGACTACGGAGTCGGGCTCAAGCCCGGCGAGGCCACCCGGGTCTTCAACCGCTTCTGGCGCGCCGACCCGGCGCGGGCGCGCACGACCGGCGGTACCGGCCTCGGCCTGTCCATCGCCGTCGAGGACGCCCGGCTGCACGGGGGCTGGCTCCAGGCGTGGGGCGAGCCCGGCGGCGGCTCGCAGTTCCGCCTGACGCTGCCGCGCACCGCCGACGAGCCGCTGCGCGGATCGCCGATCCCGCTGGAGCCCGAGGATTCCCGGGCCAACCGGGCCAGGGCCGCCGCGGATGCCGCCGGCGCCGCGGAGGGCTCCGCGGCGGCCGGGCGCCAGGCGCAGCAGGCGGGGCGGAGCGACCGGTCGCCGATACCGCCGAGGTCCCCGGTCGCGGGCGCGGTGCCCGTACCGGCCGACCCGACGGCGCTGCCGGGCAGCGGGGCACGGGTCGTGACCCGGCCGGCGGAACAGGGACACGGTTCCGGGGGCGGGGCGGCGAACGCGCGCTCCGGCGGGGCGGGGGGAGCAACCGACCGGGAAGGTGGCAGCGGTGGAACCGGCGGATCAGGCGGATCAGGCGAAGGGGGCGGCGCGGGTGCCCGGGGTGGATCGCATGGGCGCTGAGCCGGGCCGGTCGCACCGGCGCACGCCGGGCGCACTGGGCGCCCTGAGGGCCCTCGCCTTCGGTGCGGCGGGGCTGCTGCTGGCCGGCTGCGCCTCCATGCCCGACCACGGCGAGGTCCGACCCGTGGAGGCCTCCCAGGGCGTCGACTCCCAGGTCCGCGTCTTCGGCGTGCCGCCGGCCGACAAGGCCAGCCCGCAGGAGATCGTCGACGGCTTCCTGGAGGCCATGACCAGCGATGATCCGCAGCTCCAGACCGCCCGCAAGTACCTCACGGACGACGCGGCGAAGAACTGGAAGCCCGGAGCGGCCGTCACCGTGCTCTCCGCCGGCCTCGACCGGTTCTCCGTACCGGGCGAGAAGGAGCCGGCGGCCATCCCCCGGTTCAAGATCGCGGGCAAGATGCTGGCCACGGTGGACGAGCGCAGCGCGTACCAGCCGGAGACCGGCGGTGAGCCCTACGAGGAGTTCCTCCAGCTCCAGCAGAAGGACGGCCAGTGGCGGATCGCGACCCCGCCCAGCAGCCTGGTGCTGAGCGAGTCCGACTTCCAGCGCATCTACCGGCCGGTCAACAAGTACTATTTCGCGGGCTCCACGCTCGTCGCCGACCCCGTCTACGTGCGCCAGCGCAGCGACCCCGATTCCCGGATGGACCCCACCACCCAGACCGTGACCTCGCTGCTGGCGGGGCCCTCCAAGTGGCTCGGGCCGGTGGTCACTTCCAGCTTCCCGACCGGTACGGAGCTGCGGGAGGGCACCAAGTCCCTTTCGATCGACGGTCAGAACACGCTCCGCGTCCCCCTGAACAAGAACGCGGACGACGTCGCGGAGCCGCAGTGCCAGCGGATGGCGACCCAACTCCTGTACACGGTCAAGGATCTGACGGGCTTCCGGGTCGACCGGGTCGACATCGTGCGCTCCGACGGCACCACGCGCTGCCAGGTGTCCGAGGCGGCCGCCGCCGTGATCGCCAACCTGCCGCCCTCGCCCGGACACCAGTACTACGTGGACGCCGAGAACCGGTTGCAGCGGTTGAACCTGGACCCCAACAGCGAGGAGCAGCAGGACCCGCCGTCACCGGCTCCCGGGCCGCTGGCCGCGAACCCGGCCTTCAAGGTGGGCTCCGCCGCCGTGTCCTACGACGAGAAGCGGGCCGCGGTCGTCTCCGAGGACGGGCACGGGCTGTACGTGGCCAACCTGACCACCGCCGGGCCGATGCCACCGGCGCTGCTGACCGCCAAGGGCACGAAGCCCAATGGGCTCACCACCCCGACGTGGGACGCGGCGGGCGACCTGTGGGTCGCGGACTCCGACGTGCAGAACTCGACGCTGTGGCGGCTGCCCGGCGGCGCCGGGCCGGCCGAACGGGTCGAGGTGACCGGGCTGAACGGCAGGCGGATCACGGGGCTGAAGGCCTCGCCCGACGGTGTGCGGATCGCGCTGCTGGTGCAGCGGGAGAGCCGCAAGTACCTGTACACCGGGCGGATCGAGCGGCCCGACGGGAAGGGCGACGCCTCGGCGGTCTCGGTGCGCGAGCTGCGCGCGGCCGCCCCGCAGCTGGCCGACGTGACGGCGATGAGCTGGGCGCCGCGGGGCCGGCTGCTGGTGGTGGGCCGGGAGAGCGGCGGGGTCGTACAGGCCCGCTACATGCTGGCCGACGGCTCGATGGTCGGGGCCGGCCTGCCCGGCGCGACCGGGCTGGTGGCGGTCGCCGCGAGCGAGGACGAGAAGAAGCCGGTGGTCGCCGAATCCCTGGAGGACGGCATCGTGTGGCTGCCGCCGGGGGCGCAGTGGCGCACGGTGGTGGCCGGCGGACGGGCTCCGGTCTACCCGGGCTGACGGCCGCGGACGAAGCGACGGCCCGCCCTTTTCCGTGGTTGTCCACAGGGGTGGTGGGCGGCTGTCCCCGCCCGGCAGAGTGGTCGGCATGCGGGAGTGGTGGCGGGGGCTGGCGGGTGAGCTGGCCGGGCTGGTGCTGCCGGTCGGGTGCGCCGGCTGCGGGGCCGGCGGCGCGGCGATGCTGTGCGGAGCCTGCCGGTCGGAGCTCAGTGGGGCCTTGGCGGGGCCGGTACGGCCGTCTCCGTGCCCCGCGGGGCTGCCCGCGGTCCATGCGGCCACCGTGTACCGGGAGGCCGTACGGGCCGTCGTGCTGGCCCACAAGGAGCGTGGCGCGCTGCCGCTGGCCGGTGCCCTCGGCGCCGCACTGGCGGCCGCGGTCCGCGCGGGCGGGCCGGGCGGCGCAGGCGGCGGAGACGTCGTACTGGTTCCCGTGCCCTCCGCGCGGCACCGGGTGCGGGCGCGCGGGCACGATCCGGCGCGCAGGATCGCCCTGGCCGCCTCGGCGCGGCTGCGGCGGGAGGGGGTGCCCGCGCGCGTGGCGCCCGTACTGAGGCTGCGGCGGGCGGTGGCCGACCAGGCGGGCCTGGGGGCCGCGCAGCGCCGGGAGAACCTCGCCGGGGCCCTGGAGGCGCGGCCCGGGGCCGGTCGGGTGACGGCGGGGGCGGCCCGGATCGTCGTGGTGGACGACCTCGTGACCACCGGATCCACCCTGGCGGAGGCGGCGCGGGCGCTGCGCGCGGCCGGGATCGGAGCGGCCTCGGCGGCGGGTCTGGCGGCCGCCGTGGTGGCCGCGCCGGCGGACTCCTTCGTACGTCCCGGCGCCGGTGCAACTCGAACAGAGCAAAAAACTTGGGAATAGATTTGGAACTGGAGGGGAAGGCGCATCGTTGCAGGTAGTAAGAGGGAACGGCCACCTGAACGGAGGTACGTTCCGGTAGCGGGTGCCGACAACCGGCATAGAGGGATATGTTCGGTTGTAAGGAATTGGCGAACCTTGGCCCCGCGCATCGGAGCGCACGTTTCGAGCGTCGTGACGATTCGGAAACTTCGTGTCAGAGGTTGTCCCTCGACTCCGAAGTCGGTGGGGTGTAGATCTTGCCGGTGGGGGAGGAGGAGGTGGAAGTCGCCAAGTCCGAGGCTCCGGTGTTCACCGGGGTCTGGTGCGAAAGGGAGACGCTTCGCCCCTGAGGCGGAGCTATCCGGGAACGGAGTTCTGCGTGGACATCGTCGTCAAGGGCCGTAAGACCGAGGTGCCCGACCGGT
Protein-coding sequences here:
- a CDS encoding AAA family ATPase; its protein translation is MTATTDSARSALEALRTEIGKAVVGQDSAVTGLVVALLCRGHVLLEGVPGVAKTLLVRALAASLELDTKRVQFTPDLMPSDVTGSLVYDARTAEFSFQNGPVFTNLLLADEINRTPPKTQSSLLEAMEERQVTVDGTPRKLPEPFLVAATMNPVEYEGTYPLPEAQLDRFLLKLTVPLPSREDEIGVLTRHAAGFNPRDLHSAGIRPVAGPAELDAARKAVEATSVSPEITAYVVDICRATRESPSLTLGVSPRGATALLATARAWAWLVGRDYVTPDDVKALALPTLRHRVQLRPEAEMEGVTADAVITAILTHVPVPR
- a CDS encoding DUF4350 domain-containing protein yields the protein MPPSSAAAPPRGGGPGAAPGAGRPAPGAAPSAATRADGAPAPAAGEAAAPPRTTAGGASPRDLWTRSRGFLLALAVLLAAGLALAALNSGARHGYLDPRSADPAGSRAVAELLADRGVTTRVVTTAAEAADAAGPDTTLLVTDPDRLGETQLRAVRSAIDLSGGRTVLLAPSSLSLPSLAPGTRTPGNSTAPDTNLDPGGSCTLPAATTAGRAATGGGQNYATTTPGATGCYPDAGHPTLLVLPTGIPGGDTVLLGSEDALLNKNLAKEGNASLALHLLGSRPHLVWYLPSLADSDPDNAEGTGEERNFLDLIPAGWSWALLQLFLAAAVAALWRARRLGPLVTERLPVLVRASEATEGRARLYRKADARDRAATVLRAAARERLAALVGVPASQAHDPASLVPAVAARLTAGRPPHAPDTLLFGTTPTTDAALIALADHLDALEREVRTS
- a CDS encoding DUF4129 domain-containing protein, with the translated sequence MRSTGGLLAPQPTPQPGIGREAAREAARHELSKPAYHENDPGLVQRALNRFWDWVGDLFDRASGATPGGALGLLAIIVFALLVAAALWWRLGTPGRTASRAPGTLFDDGVRSAADHRATAEALAGEGRWSEAVQERMRAVVRSLEERTLLDPRPGRTADEAAAEAARSLPSHATALRAAARTFDDVTYGAHPATPDMYATLTTLDRALSHTKPLLTGPTP
- a CDS encoding glycerophosphoryl diester phosphodiesterase membrane domain-containing protein, yielding MNDSPGWATPGSSPSDGEGSPGTQPPAGGSGSDSKWSAEQPPPGQWSSPTPGHTPPNPQQPPAPQPGAGWGSYGTGPQNGGPNGWGAHTQAVKPGVIPLRPLGLGEILDGAVSTMRKHWRAVLPITLIVAVVVQLTSVLTQKYLFADLVVDASGSGTGKEELESFGSMIGVSALDGFIQLVGSIVATAMLTMIFSRAVLGHGSSIGAAWREARPQLLRLFGLTLLLGIGSAVLFGVLVLPGALAGQAALAILGGFAALGVILWLWIRFALASPALMLEQTTVRKALVRSSKLVKGSWWRIFGITLLTGIITTLLSALIVLPLTVMGALVFGGGLDGMADGTGATSWGYLISVGIGGVIALTITMPVQAGVTVLLYVDQRIRREALDLELARAAGIENYGTTTPPTGG
- the mtrA gene encoding two-component system response regulator MtrA; translated protein: MMSTMKGRVLVVDDDTALAEMLGIVLRGEGFEPSFVADGDKALAAFREAKPDLVLLDLMLPGRDGIEVCRLIRAESGVPIVMLTAKSDTVDVVVGLESGADDYIVKPFKPKELVARIRARLRRSEEPAPEQLTIGDLVIDVAGHSVKREGASIALTPLEFDLLVALARKPWQVFTREVLLEQVWGYRHAADTRLVNVHVQRLRSKVEKDPERPEIVVTVRGVGYKAGPS
- the mtrB gene encoding MtrAB system histidine kinase MtrB; the encoded protein is MTPGKPRGRSRWGALRGGRQLRLDAVGAPGGPVLRLFVRLVRRPLLPAVRLWRRNIQLRVVAATLLISLAVVLALGFVVIAQVSKGLLDAKEEAAQSQAAGGFAVAQEKANTPYTADVADASDNKVGRDASTWMNSLVKQLASGGQSAFEVAALGAGTGTGEEQPAGRGAPGVRGARASGNVDPTASVPLGLRRDVNHATGAFKTFSQIRYTDAGDKLPEPALVIGKRLTDINGDPYDLYYLFPLTQEEESLNLVKVTIATAGLFVVVLLGGIAWLVVRQVVTPVRMAAGIAERLSAGRLQERMKVTGEDDIARLGEAFNKMAQTLQNKIQQLEDLSRLQRRFVSDVSHELRTPLTTVRMAADVIHDARADFDPVTARSAELLAGQLDRFESLLADLLEISRFDAGAAALEAEPIDLRDVVRRVIDGAQPLADHKNTRIRVLGDTQPVIAEADARRVERVLRNLVVNAVEHGEGRDVVVRLASAGGAVAVAVRDYGVGLKPGEATRVFNRFWRADPARARTTGGTGLGLSIAVEDARLHGGWLQAWGEPGGGSQFRLTLPRTADEPLRGSPIPLEPEDSRANRARAAADAAGAAEGSAAAGRQAQQAGRSDRSPIPPRSPVAGAVPVPADPTALPGSGARVVTRPAEQGHGSGGGAANARSGGAGGATDREGGSGGTGGSGGSGEGGGAGARGGSHGR
- a CDS encoding LpqB family beta-propeller domain-containing protein — encoded protein: MGAEPGRSHRRTPGALGALRALAFGAAGLLLAGCASMPDHGEVRPVEASQGVDSQVRVFGVPPADKASPQEIVDGFLEAMTSDDPQLQTARKYLTDDAAKNWKPGAAVTVLSAGLDRFSVPGEKEPAAIPRFKIAGKMLATVDERSAYQPETGGEPYEEFLQLQQKDGQWRIATPPSSLVLSESDFQRIYRPVNKYYFAGSTLVADPVYVRQRSDPDSRMDPTTQTVTSLLAGPSKWLGPVVTSSFPTGTELREGTKSLSIDGQNTLRVPLNKNADDVAEPQCQRMATQLLYTVKDLTGFRVDRVDIVRSDGTTRCQVSEAAAAVIANLPPSPGHQYYVDAENRLQRLNLDPNSEEQQDPPSPAPGPLAANPAFKVGSAAVSYDEKRAAVVSEDGHGLYVANLTTAGPMPPALLTAKGTKPNGLTTPTWDAAGDLWVADSDVQNSTLWRLPGGAGPAERVEVTGLNGRRITGLKASPDGVRIALLVQRESRKYLYTGRIERPDGKGDASAVSVRELRAAAPQLADVTAMSWAPRGRLLVVGRESGGVVQARYMLADGSMVGAGLPGATGLVAVAASEDEKKPVVAESLEDGIVWLPPGAQWRTVVAGGRAPVYPG
- a CDS encoding ComF family protein yields the protein MREWWRGLAGELAGLVLPVGCAGCGAGGAAMLCGACRSELSGALAGPVRPSPCPAGLPAVHAATVYREAVRAVVLAHKERGALPLAGALGAALAAAVRAGGPGGAGGGDVVLVPVPSARHRVRARGHDPARRIALAASARLRREGVPARVAPVLRLRRAVADQAGLGAAQRRENLAGALEARPGAGRVTAGAARIVVVDDLVTTGSTLAEAARALRAAGIGAASAAGLAAAVVAAPADSFVRPGAGATRTEQKTWE